Within the Oncorhynchus kisutch isolate 150728-3 linkage group LG13, Okis_V2, whole genome shotgun sequence genome, the region aattaatgaaatattcttatgaaatacttttttctttacatagttgaatgtgctgacaacaaaatcacacaaaaatgatcaatggaaatcaaatttatcaacccatggaggtctggatttggagtcacactcaaaattaaagtggaaaaccacactacaggctaatccaactttgatgtaatgtccttaaaacaagtcaaaatgaggctcagtagtgtgtgtggcctccacgtgcctgtatgacctccctacaacgcctgtgcatgctcctgatgaggtggcggatggtctcctgagggatctcctcccagacctggactaaagcatccaccaactcctggacagtctgtggtgcaacgtggcgttggtggatggagcgagacatgatgtcccagatgtgctcaattggattcagatctggggaacgggcgggccagtccatagcatcaatgccttcctcttgcaggaactgctgacacactccagccacatgaggtctagcattgtcttgcattaggaggaacccaggcccaaccgcaccagcatatggtctcacaaggggtctgaggatctcatctcagtacctattggcagtcaggctacctctggcgagcacatggagggctgtctGGCCACCCAAAGatatgccaccccacaccatgactgacccaccgccaaaccggtcatgctggaggatgttgcaggcagcagaacgttctccacggcgtctccagactctgtcacggttgtcacatgtgctcagtgtgaacctgctttcatctgtgaagagcacagggcgccagtggcgaatttgccaatcttggtgttctctggcaaatgccaaacgtcctgcacagtgttcggctgtaagcacaactcccacctgtggacgtcgggccctcataccaccctcatggagtctgtttctgaccgtttgagcagacacatgcacatttgtggcctgcttgAGGTAATTATGCAGGGCTCTggtagtgctcctcctgctcctccttgcacaaaggcagaggtagcggtcctgctgctgggttgttgccctcctacggcctcctccatgtctcctgatgtactggcctgtctcctggtagcgcctccatgctctggacactacgctgacagacacagcaaaccttcttgccacagctcacattgatgtgccatcttggatgagctgcactacctgagccacttgtgtaggttgtagactccgtctcatgctaccactagagtgaaagcaccgccagcattcaaaagtgaccaaaacatcagccaggaagcatagaaacTGAGAAGtagtctgtggttatcacctgcagaaccactcctttattgggggtgtcttgctaattgcctataatttccacctgttgtctattccatttgcacaacagcatgtgaaatgtattgtcaatcagtgttgcttcctaagtggacagtttgatttcacagaagtgtgattgacttgggagttacattgtgttgtttaagtgttccctttatttttttgagcagtgtatatattgttttaataATTTTGAAAAGACTGAAATCACCAGGAAATCATTTCAACGTGATTTTAATtctggaaatctgttcccaagtattcccacgcataaataGATTGTATGAAATCAAGGttttaaaggactctgtttttgtcaaatactaAATCTGTTTGGGATTTTTGCCGCCAATTGtcagtgtacaaattatttatttaataacacatgatttattacaaattatttatttataaccatgttccccccccccccccccccccccacaccatctACTCAAAGAAAATTGGCCCACGGCTGAATGTAATTGGGGACCCCTGTGCTAACCCCTTTCCCCAACATcaccactcactctctcacagcGTGCACACATACATTCACTCATACATCCTCTTTGTCCCTCTCCCTGATACTTcatttaaaaatatgtattttgacCTCAAATGGACAACCATGtaaaataaaggggaaataaatagaTATGATCTCTCTCAGGCAGTGACGGCGGGGTACTTCTACCACACGGCACGGCTTAGCAAGGGGGGCTACAAGACGGTGAAGCACCAGCAGACAGTCTACGTCCACCCCAACAGCTCCCTGTTCGAGGAGCAGCCCCGTTGGCTCATCTACCATGAGCTGGTCTTCACTACCAAGGAGTTCATGAGACAGGTCTTTGATCAGTACTAGTAGACTTGTGgtcatgtttgtgtgtatgcttCTCCTTGTGAGGCAGATCTGGAGTCAGATGGAATCAATCCATCACCGTGAAGGACAAAGTAAAACTTTAGGGGAGAGTTGTTGCTGTCTTGCCACTGTTGCCACTTGCCACTGTTgttcaaagtattcagaccccttgactttttccacattttgttttccacagccttattctaaaattgtttaaataaatacaaattctcagaaatctacacacaataccccataatgataaagcgagaacagtttttgagaaatgttagcaaatttaaaaaataaccaaCAGAAATACCGGCGTttagttcttgacattttccgggtTGACTGACtgttatgtcttaaagtaatgatggacggtcgtttttctctgcttatttgagctgttccttcCATAacatgaacttggtcttttaccaaatagggctatcttctgtaaagCACCCCtacgttgtcacaacacaactgattggctcaaacgcattcagATGGAAAGAACtcccacaaataaacttttaacaaggcacacctgttaattgaaaggcattccaggtgactacctcatgaagctggttgagagaatgccaagccgtgtgcaaagctgtaatcaagtcaaagggtggctactttgaagaatgccaaatattaaatatttgtttaacacttattttgtttactacatgattccatatgttatttcatagtttttatgtattcaatattattctacactgtagaaaatattttttaaaaatcaaatttaaaaaaaggaaaaaccctggaatgagtaggtgtgtccaaacctttgactggtactgtaaattagCAAAAAGTTCTAAACTTGGTTTTGTTTTATCattgtggtgtattgtgtgtagattgagggtaaaaaatacaacattttaatacatttcagattaaggctgtaacgtaacacaatgtgtaaaaagtcaatggttctgaatactttccgaaggcactgggACAGAATGGCAGACGGAATACGATTGAAGGGGCTGTGCTGTTATTCTTACATTACTTTGAATGAATGTTAATATATTTTCCCCCTTTATTTTaacttctttctctgcctctcaagGTGATTGAGATAGACAGCAGCTGGCTGCTGGAGGTGGCTCCCCACTACTACAAGAACAAGGAGCTGGAGGACAGCAGCAGTAAGAAGATGCCTCGCAAACAGGGCAAGGCCAAGGAAGAGCTGGGCTAAGGACAGGAACTAGAAAAGACTCAGATACTTTCTCCCCTCAGAGATAAGACAGCCAAGCAGGGCTGCCATAAGGAAcagagaattttttttttaaacctttgagGCCCTTGAGCCAAAAAAAAAGGTACTGGATAAAAACTTGCATGGTTGTGGGCTCATTCATCATAAACCACCTATCAGAGCTAGACGAGCTTGATGATAAGGACATGTTATGCACTTGGACTGTCAGTTAGTTTCCTGTGTCTGGTATGATGCAGGGTCCAGGGTGAAGTTTTCCCaaagtacagatctaggatcagcttcccctccccatgTCCTAATCATTAGGGGGggatgcaaaactgacccaattATCAGCGTCTAGGTGTAACTTCACCCTGCTCCATGATGCAGAAACAAGCAGCAAGACAGATGAAAACAAATGGCTACTGCTTTGTATGTAATGGCCAATGACCACCAGAGAGTTAGCATATTTACTttccctaaatagttcacttTTTTTGCCCAATGTCTGGATGTTGTTGGGGTTGTAAATGTCTTTTCTTGTCCCAATTACACCTAACAGATGGACAGCCAACAATGCTGTGTGTATTTGACTCCAGTATGGTTCCACTATCTCTTTCATTTTCTATTGGAATAAACTTTTTTACAGGCTCTTGCTTTGTCCTGCTAAGCGTTAAGTGTTTGTTTTTGTTAACATGGGAGTGTCTGACAGTTTACATAGTTGCCTGTCTCCATTATTCATTAACCGTATGATAGCCCATACATAGAATTAGCTACTTCTAGTCTTTGATTTCCCTGTATGAGGAAGTTCAGAGTATCAGGGCTATATTTAGGTTgctgctttgcctgtttgaatgGCACaggataatgttttttttttaccagtatCATGTAAATCCTGGGGTCAGGGTTTGTTAGTTGAAGTGTGTGTTTTATGGGTTGTTAGGATTTTCTGGGATCAGCTAATGGATACAACAAATTTCAAACAACTGAAGCGTGATGGGATCTCAGGATGATGTGCACATCATTAGTTTGACTATAGTGGCTTCAAGAATGTTTTCAACTGAATTAAATTAGCAAGTAATTCAACACTAATAATCTGGCTGATGTTCATTGGACTTTTAAACCTAATGTCATAGAAACCACAGAAAATTCCTCTGCTGCTGTTAGTGGGTTGTTTCTATTATCTGTTAAGTTTGCTAAATGAAATGAGAAATCCGGATTACATGCACTTCTATGGCTGATTCTTAAACCCTTTCAACATTAGTTTACCTAAATGGGCTTTGTGAATGAAATTATTTGCACATTTTTAGTTCTGGGTGAGGTTCATTGGACCTCAATGTTGTCATATAAAACCGCATAATGGTGTCGCTGAACCATTGCAGATAGCCTTGAGTGCTTTTGGGTGGATCCTGTTTGTCTTGTCATTATGGTAAACCTGCATGTGAAGCTTTAGTCTGATGCCACAAAAACACTTTATGTATGACAAGTACGCATCATGACATGAGCTTCAGTGCAGTGGACAGTTAGGTGCACTGCTTCAAGAGTCGAGTGGAGTTTTCCATGCAGCCGAACACTTCCCTGACCCCACAGCAGACAAGGAAACGAACACATTCCACATTGTAGTCTGTAGAATGTCAAAACGTTCATTTGGAACGGGGGATTTAAAGTAAGATGATAAACAACTGTAGTGGCCATTGGAGATAAATGAGCATTAAGGACATGTTAATACAGTTTATGCAAAGATTGACGTGTCGTGAAAACTTCAAATgtttccacacacagacatggaaaaCACTCTCTGGCAGCGGTACCCAGACTACCCACATTACAGTTCTACAGGTTCCAGAAACGATGTACAAATACACACAATGAGATACAAAAACATCATGCGATAACAGTATTGATTTTACCCTCACATTCCAGAGATGCACACAAACTTGAGGCAGTGGTTTAAATGCCAAATAAACTGGTACGACTGGTCAGacgagagggagtgagaggtcGCAGATGGaaaagggagggatgagggaggaatATAAAGAGGAAATACCGTACACAGATTTACAGAtcgagagagaagggaaaggagagacagctaagagaagagggggaaaacTAGAGGAGTAAGGTCCACTTGGTATGTTATTGTCTCAATGGAGATGCAAGGGACTCACTGAATGGGATTTTCTCCACTGGAAAAGTACTCTATGAAGGACCATCTCTGACGGACTGGTACATGCTACTGCCACaggtaagtgttcatgatcatGATGAACTTGTCATTGTGAGAACTCAATGTACCACACTCTCCCATACTCTTGCTTAGCACTATTTGCTAATAGTTTGCAATGTTGTTGATGACTGTTACAACTAATGCAACTTTTGTTGAGTAACTGATACAAAATCCCATAGTGACTTCCTCTACTAGATAATGTGTTAAAGTATGTGAATTTAGAATTTCAGTAGCTCAGCATTTTCAGCTCTACTGTTCAGAACACCAAGACTGTTTGAACATGTTCCTGGTCAATAAGTTCAAATGTAATTTACATTTGACACAGTCGTACAGACCATTGGCTATGTCTTGTTTGTCAATGGCTCATCCATATCCACAAACGAGCAGAGGACATGGAACCCAGCATGACAACTCAAAAATAGCATTGGCTTGTATAAATTTGAGTTACAGTATATCCATAGACTAAACTATATTTCCCTGTCTTTACCTATTTGAGCTAGACAAGAGCTACTTTTTGTTGCGTCCTTGCTAGAAATGCACTCCCTATGCTCTTTATGTTGCCTGAACTAAATTAGCTCTGTGACAAACCAATTGCCTTATCTCACATTCCCTCACAGCTCCTCTGGAGAGACGTGAAAAACCAGAACTTCCTGTCACTCTCCATCTGACTCAAGCCATCACAGCTACGTCTATCACAGCACCTCTGCATATCTCTGTCCACCATGAGTGACGACAGGGAAAGACAGGGTGCCGATGGAGGCTGCGGGGCCAAACAGCCGCCCAACGTCAAACCCAAACCTGACAGCaagaaggagaaaagggagaaaCCCACCAAGGTGCGTAGGTCCATGAGCACTgactcagagagaggagggggatctgggagaaggagggagcgaaagagagacAAAGGTTCGAGGAGAGAGCGTGGTAGAAGCGAGGAGAACAGGAGGCAAGACAGGGATGGAGATGACAGCAACCGGAAGGAGTCTGACCCCCAGGAAAATGACATGGAGGACACTGAGTGCGTGGTTTGCTTCTGCGAATACAACAACGTCTTTAAAACCCCCAAGCTGCTCTCCTGCGGGCACACCTTCTGTCTGGAGTGCCTGGCCCGGATCAACGTGACCTCCTTAGAGCTCAAGTCTCTTTCCTGCCCTGTGTGTCGAGAGCTCACCAAGCTGCCCCATGGCCGCAACCTGCCCCAGCTGGGCAACAACCAGGACATCTTCCGCAAACTCCCTCCTGAGATGCAGAGGGCGCTGTCTGTGCGCTTCAACCGCAGCAAGGGCAAGCTGGTCCTCAAGAAGCCCCCTCCTGGTACTACTAGCCTGGCCAAGTCCAGCCTCACCCTGCCCACTCTCAAGAAGCAGGACCGACAGGCCTCCAGCGACCTCCAGCTGGGCACCATGGACCCAGGCCTCGCCACAGTCGTGGATGTGGGTCGCCCCCCTAGCAGGGTCAGAGGTCGCCTGCGCAGGATGTTCCGCTCGGACCAGTGCTACTACACCGTGATGGCGTCCATCATCACCATCGCCGTGGCGCTGATGCTGATGGGCATCCTGGCCTTCATGGTCATGCCCAATGTGGTCCTCCACAACGGCAGCAAACCACAGCAGGGGAATTCCAGCCAACCACAGGCCGGTTAACCAGGGGGTCAAATACCCTGAGGAAAAGAGGGGATGGTGGTGGGATGAATGGAAGTAAGACCAGAGGAGATAATCACTCTGATGTTTTGAGAGGACAAAGATTGTCAGTGACCCTAGTATCTGCCATTTCATTTTCTTTACTAATACTCAGTTACGAGGAAAATGTGAATGAACTGAAAAGAAAGGTGACCCTGAAAGCACTAGAGCACACTCAACTGGGGTCAATACATAACAAGGACCATGTTGTTTATGAAGGACTGATGCACTACTAATGGGAAAAGTGTATCAAGAGTTATTTTTTATCCACCATTTTGTCTTCCTTCCTGCAGTATACACATCATGAACAAGGAACATTTACCCAAATGTGAACGGGACAGCTATTGCAGTGAAGTGAGAGTGGACAATGGATGTTGTCTGGGGAAATGTAATTCATTAAAAAGTTGTGTATTATGTAATTGCACTGAAGTCTGCCATGGAGAATTATTTGATTACACTGAGCATTATCTTATTCTTTACATCGCAAAGTAAAAATGTTCCGCTCATGATTTTGTTTTACATTCATTGATGTCTAACTAATGTGTGTTTACGTACAAAATATGAATATACATATGGAGTTCAAATAAGAATaatatatttgtaaaaaaaatatatataaaaaaacaacaatggAATAGGTCTCTCTTGCCATAGCAGAGGTATCCTACCACCCTGAAAAAAACGATTACACTTCCAATAGGCCCAGTGCCATGTTACATGCCGTTGCCTTACAGTAAAACCAAATGTGCTGATTTGATTTCTGATAAGATCTTTGTCTGGGGTAACGTTCCATGACATGTGCACCTTGGTCGCACCTTCCTCTTTTAGTCCCATTAGAGAATCATTTTCTTTtagttttcttttctttttcttgAATATACTATTTCCTgacaggttcagtgtgtgtgtgtgtgtgctgttttaACATTTTACTGAAAGCTATGAGTATACAAAACGTTAAAAACACCAGGTCTttcaatgacatagactgaccaggtgaatacaggtgaaatctatgatcccttattgatgtcacttgttaaatccact harbors:
- the LOC109902099 gene encoding E3 ubiquitin-protein ligase RNF183-like; this encodes MSDDRERQGADGGCGAKQPPNVKPKPDSKKEKREKPTKVRRSMSTDSERGGGSGRRRERKRDKGSRRERGRSEENRRQDRDGDDSNRKESDPQENDMEDTECVVCFCEYNNVFKTPKLLSCGHTFCLECLARINVTSLELKSLSCPVCRELTKLPHGRNLPQLGNNQDIFRKLPPEMQRALSVRFNRSKGKLVLKKPPPGTTSLAKSSLTLPTLKKQDRQASSDLQLGTMDPGLATVVDVGRPPSRVRGRLRRMFRSDQCYYTVMASIITIAVALMLMGILAFMVMPNVVLHNGSKPQQGNSSQPQAG